From the genome of Labrus bergylta chromosome 12, fLabBer1.1, whole genome shotgun sequence, one region includes:
- the LOC109981535 gene encoding LHFPL tetraspan subfamily member 4 protein: MLPSQEASKIYHDNYMRNSRAIGVLWAIFTICFAIVNVVVFIQPYWIGDSVNTPQAGYFGLFHYCVGTGPSPSRELTCVGSFSDFSSIPSGAFKAASVFVLLSMVLTLSCIACMALFFFCNTSTVYKTCAWMQLLCGVCLVLGCMIFPDGWDAEVIRDMCGEHAGKYSLGDCSVRWAYMLAIMGILDALILSFLAFVLGNRQTDFYLDDLQTDNKDFAVSRIEVRDRREPRYGVQRLH; encoded by the exons atgtTGCCTTCCCAAGAAGCCTCCAAGATCTACCATGACAATTACATGCGCAACTCCCGGGCCATCGGGGTGCTGTGGGCCATCTTCACCATCTGCTTCGCCATCGTCAACGTGGTGGTGTTCATCCAGCCCTACTGGATCGGCGACAGCGTCAACACGCCGCAGGCCGGCTACTTCGGCCTCTTCCACTACTGCGTGGGCACGGGGCCGTCGCCCAGCCGGGAGCTCACCTGCGTGGGCAGCTTCTCCGACTTCAGCTCCATCCCGTCCGGAGCCTTCAAGGCGGCCTCGGTGTTCGTgctgctgtccatggtgctgaccCTCAGCTGCATCGCCTGCATggcgctcttcttcttctgcaacaCCTCCACCGTTTACAAGACCTGCGCCTGGATGCAGCTGCTGTGCG GAGTGTGCCTGGTGCTGGGTTGCATGATCTTCCCCGACGGATGGGACGCCGAGGTGATCCGGGACATGTGCGGGGAGCACGCGGGGAAATACTCCCTGGGCGATTGCTCCGTCCGCTGGGCCTATATGCTGGCCATCATGGGCATCCTGGACGCCCTCATCCTCTCCTTTCTGGCCTTCGTCCTGGGTAACAGGCAGACAGACTTCTACCTTGATGACTTGCAGACGGACAACAAAG ATTTTGCTGTGTCAAGG atcGAGGTGCGGGACAGACGAGAGCCGAGGTACGGCGTTCAGCGTCTTCACTGA